Proteins from a genomic interval of Diospyros lotus cultivar Yz01 chromosome 6, ASM1463336v1, whole genome shotgun sequence:
- the LOC127803399 gene encoding 60S ribosomal protein L21-1-like, with amino-acid sequence MPAGHGLRSRTRDSFSRPFRKKGTIPLSTYLRTYHIGDYVDVKVNGAVHKGMPHKFYHGRTGRVWNITKRSIGVEVNKQVGNRIIRKRIHLRVEHVHPSRCTEEFKLRIKKNDELKAQAKARGETISTKRRPEGPKPGFMVEGAMLETFTPIPYDVVNDLKGGY; translated from the exons atgccGGCAGGTCACGGGCTAAGGTCGAGGACGAGAGATTCTTTCTCTCGGCCGTTCAGGAAGAAGGGTACGATCCCACTGTCGACGTACCTGAGGACTTACCACATCGGAGATTACGTCGACGTCAAGGTTAATGGCGCTGTTCACAAGGGCATGCCCCACAAGTTCTACCACGGCCGCACTGGCCGCGTATGGAACATCACCAAGCGCTCCATCGGTGTCGAAGTTAATAAACAG GTGGGCAATAGAATAATTAGGAAGAGGATTCATCTGCGTGTGGAGCATGTTCACCCTTCGAGGTGCACTGAGGAGTTCAAACTGCGGATAAAGAAGAATGATGAACTGAAGGCACAGGCCAAGGCAAGAGGAGAGACTATCAGCACCAAGAGGCGGCCAGAAGGCCCTAAACCAGGTTTTATGGTGGAAGGCGCAATGCTGGAGACTTTTACACCTATTCCATATGATGTGGTCAACGATCTGAAGGGTGGCTACTAG